A region of Deltaproteobacteria bacterium DNA encodes the following proteins:
- a CDS encoding MFS transporter, giving the protein MSSEVFFYADNSVYNFSTLMNTSSLDKYGCYALLLLLSVNFLNYIDRQILYAVFPLIKDDFGLTDTSLGFLGSAFMLCYMVSAPVLGWLGDRISRVKLASAGLVVWSVATSLTGIASRYHTLLLARVSVGIGEASFSTVSPGLLADYFPKEKRGRVLSLFYLAIPVGSAFGYILGGILGQKFGWQTAFLMVGVPGVLLAIPLWFLNEPKRGGSEGKVTGDLMQSGGYSSLFSNRPFIINTLAMTAMTFAMGGLAQWVPTYLYRIHELDLVTANTYFGCITVLAGITGTLIGGWLGDYFQRKTPKGYLLVSGWGFLFGAPMAAYALVTPTLSNCLAAIFFAEFFLFLNTGPLNTVIVNVTHPDVRARAFAVNIFIIHALGDAFSPTVLGWLSDLWGLRYSLLITPIAIIVASFFCFLCGRFIGKDNTKI; this is encoded by the coding sequence GTGAGTAGTGAAGTATTTTTTTATGCTGATAATTCAGTATACAATTTTAGCACCTTAATGAACACTTCGTCCCTGGATAAATATGGTTGTTACGCCCTCCTCTTGCTTCTTAGTGTTAATTTCTTAAATTATATCGACAGGCAGATTTTATATGCCGTATTTCCACTTATCAAAGACGATTTCGGACTGACGGATACTTCACTCGGCTTTCTGGGCAGTGCCTTCATGCTTTGTTATATGGTATCGGCTCCCGTACTCGGGTGGCTGGGAGACCGTATAAGCCGTGTGAAACTTGCCTCTGCCGGGTTGGTTGTCTGGAGTGTGGCCACGTCACTTACGGGCATTGCTTCCCGCTATCATACGCTTCTTTTAGCAAGAGTATCGGTCGGGATAGGCGAAGCAAGCTTCAGTACGGTATCTCCGGGCCTTCTGGCCGACTACTTTCCAAAAGAGAAACGAGGACGAGTACTTTCACTTTTTTATCTTGCAATTCCTGTCGGGAGTGCATTTGGCTATATTTTAGGTGGAATTCTTGGGCAAAAATTTGGCTGGCAAACAGCATTCCTTATGGTCGGAGTACCCGGAGTTCTTCTGGCTATTCCTTTATGGTTTCTTAACGAACCAAAACGCGGCGGCAGTGAAGGAAAAGTTACGGGAGACTTGATGCAGTCAGGAGGCTACAGTTCTCTGTTTTCAAATCGTCCCTTTATTATCAATACCCTGGCTATGACGGCAATGACATTTGCGATGGGAGGTCTGGCACAGTGGGTTCCTACGTATCTCTACCGCATTCATGAACTCGATTTGGTTACTGCGAATACTTATTTTGGCTGTATCACGGTACTTGCAGGGATAACCGGTACTCTGATTGGCGGTTGGCTGGGAGATTATTTTCAGAGAAAGACCCCGAAGGGGTACCTCTTAGTGTCCGGTTGGGGTTTTCTATTTGGGGCTCCAATGGCAGCTTATGCCCTCGTTACACCGACACTGAGCAATTGCCTTGCGGCAATATTTTTTGCCGAATTTTTCCTGTTTTTAAATACCGGTCCACTCAATACTGTCATAGTGAACGTGACGCATCCAGACGTACGAGCCAGGGCCTTTGCAGTAAACATTTTTATCATTCATGCCCTTGGAGACGCCTTCTCACCCACCGTATTGGGGTGGTTGTCAGACCTCTGGGGGCTCAGGTATTCTCTCCTCATCACCCCTATTGCTATCATCGTAGCGTCTTTTTTCTGTTTTTTATGCGGCCGCTTTATTGGAAAGGATAATACGAAGATATGA
- a CDS encoding phosphomannomutase/phosphoglucomutase: MIGTVINPEVFREYDIRGIVDKDFNFDFVYNLGRSIGTYAIPRGVKTMTFGMDCRLSSPEYCNSIGKGINSTGINIINVGLCATPMLYFSIRHFNADGGVMVTGSHNPPEFNGFKICVGPDTIYGLDIQELRKIMESGKYLAGKGSSRFADISKPYKDYLFNNIEINEGLNIVVDAGNGVGGIFALPLFKRFGCHVTDIYCDPDGRFPNHFPDPTIPENLTELIGLVKEKKADIGIAYDGDADRIGVITDRGDILWGDELLLFFSRFILQKTPGAAIIGEVKCSQKLYDDIEKHGGRPIMWKAGHSLIKSKMKEEKALLAGEMSGHMFFADRYFGYDDAIYASLRLLEILSASGKKISEILSDVPPTFSTPEIKVDCPDHIKFKVVEEIKNYFRKNYRIIDIDGVRIPFGDGWGLVRSSNTQPVLVLRFEASTEERLHIIRKLIENVLYDIMKRRLQ; this comes from the coding sequence ATGATCGGCACTGTAATAAACCCTGAAGTTTTCAGAGAGTATGACATCCGGGGCATCGTTGACAAAGATTTTAACTTTGACTTTGTTTACAATCTTGGAAGATCGATCGGAACTTACGCGATTCCTCGCGGAGTTAAGACCATGACTTTTGGCATGGATTGCCGACTCAGTTCTCCCGAATACTGCAACTCAATCGGAAAAGGCATTAATTCAACGGGGATAAATATCATTAATGTCGGTCTGTGCGCCACCCCAATGCTTTATTTTTCCATAAGACATTTTAACGCAGACGGCGGTGTGATGGTGACAGGAAGTCATAATCCTCCCGAATTCAACGGTTTTAAGATATGTGTGGGGCCTGATACCATCTATGGCCTGGATATTCAAGAGCTGAGGAAAATCATGGAAAGCGGCAAGTATTTAGCCGGAAAAGGATCTTCCCGCTTCGCGGACATTTCAAAACCGTATAAAGATTATTTGTTTAACAACATTGAGATAAATGAAGGGTTGAATATCGTTGTAGACGCTGGAAATGGTGTGGGAGGTATTTTTGCGCTCCCTCTTTTTAAACGATTTGGTTGTCATGTTACTGATATTTACTGCGACCCGGATGGCCGCTTCCCTAACCATTTCCCGGATCCGACTATTCCCGAAAATCTCACTGAATTGATTGGCCTCGTTAAAGAGAAGAAAGCCGATATAGGCATTGCTTACGATGGCGATGCGGATCGAATCGGTGTAATAACCGACCGGGGTGATATCCTCTGGGGAGATGAACTCCTCTTATTTTTTTCCAGATTTATCCTTCAGAAAACGCCTGGTGCAGCCATTATCGGTGAGGTTAAGTGCTCGCAAAAGCTTTATGACGATATTGAAAAACATGGCGGTAGACCAATCATGTGGAAAGCCGGCCACTCTTTGATCAAGAGCAAAATGAAAGAGGAAAAAGCCCTTCTCGCAGGTGAAATGAGTGGTCATATGTTCTTTGCAGACCGGTATTTCGGTTATGACGATGCCATCTATGCTTCTCTAAGATTGCTGGAAATCCTATCCGCTTCAGGTAAAAAAATCAGTGAAATCCTTTCCGATGTTCCTCCGACCTTCAGCACTCCTGAGATTAAGGTAGACTGTCCAGACCATATTAAATTTAAGGTGGTTGAAGAGATCAAAAATTATTTCAGGAAAAACTATAGAATTATCGATATCGACGGTGTAAGAATCCCCTTCGGTGATGGATGGGGTCTCGTACGTTCATCCAATACCCAGCCCGTTTTAGTTCTGCGCTTTGAGGCCTCGACAGAGGAACGTTTACACATCATAAGAAAATTAATTGAGAACGTTCTTTACGATATAATGAAAAGGCGCCTGCAATAG